The proteins below come from a single Bombus pyrosoma isolate SC7728 linkage group LG10, ASM1482585v1, whole genome shotgun sequence genomic window:
- the LOC122572034 gene encoding beta-catenin-like protein 1, which yields MDIGELLSYKPPNTPKRPVAGEEDDEDEWENAKKPKRVIKTPYHARQRQQREIEVTPVRSSEPPTPIRAALPSPANDVVEPQLTEKEKQDILKYVETEAPEIEALDEATLKRMVLLFEKRALRNQEMRVKFPDQPEKFMESEVELHETLQELHVVATNPDLYPLMVELGAVPSLLELLSHENTDIAVGVVDLLQELTDVDILHESQEGADTLIDALLEQQVCALLVQNLERLDESVKEESDGVYNTLAIFENLLEFRPELCGDAGKQGLMQWLLRRIKAKTPFDANKLYASELLSILLQNTPENRLLLGELDGIDVLLQQLAYYKRHDPQTAEEQEMMENLFNVLCSSLMATVNRDRFLRGEGLQLMNLMLREKKMSRNGSLKVLDHAMNGPDGKDNCSKFVDILGLRTIFPLFMKTPTKNRKRMLTAEEHEEHVVSIIASMLRNCKGQQRQRLLSKFTENDYEKVDRLMELHFKYLEKVEEVEKNTKEDEDEEESYLRRLDGGLFILQLVDYVLLEACTGCPPAVKQRVTRILAQRRASLKTIRHIMREYAGNLGDAGDSEWREAEQQHILQLIDKF from the exons ATGGATATCGGTGAATTATTATCGTACAAA CCACCAAACACACCAAAACGACCAGTAGCAGGAGAAGAAGATGATGAAGATGAGTGGGAAAATGCTAAGAAACCTAAAAGAGTAATTAAAACTCCATATCATGCGCGTCAAAGGCAACAGAGAGAAATCGAAGTGACTCCAGTTAGAAGCAGTGAACCTCCTACACCTATCAGAGCTGCTTTACCTTCACCTGCAAATGATGTTGTTGAACCACAGCtgacagagaaagaaaagcaagatattttaaaatacgtaGAAACTGAGGCTCCAGAAATAGAAGCATTAGATGAAGCAACACTAAAGAGAATGGTTcttctatttgaaaaaaggGCTCTTAGGAACCAAGAAATGAGAGTAAAATTCCCTGATCAACCAGAAAA atttatGGAATCAGAAGTAGAACTGCATGAAACTCTCCAAGAACTTCATGTCGTTGCAACAAATCCAGATCTATATCCTTTAATGGTGGAATTAGGTGCTGTACCTTCACTGCTTGAATTATTATCTCATGAGAATACGGATATAGCAGTTGGTGTAGTAGACCTTTTGCAAGAATTAACAGATGTAGATATTTTACACGAAAGCCAAGAAGGTGCTGATACATTGATTGATGCTTTATTAGAACAACAAGTTTGTGCTCTTCTTGTACAAAATTTAGAGAGACTGGATGAATCAGTAAAGGAAGAAAGTGATGGAGTTTATAATACCTTag CTATTTTTGAGAATCTTTTAGAGTTTAGGCCAGAACTGTGTGGAGATGCAGGGAAACAAGGATTAATGCAATGGCTCCTAAGGAGAATCAAAGCAAAAACACCATTTGATGCTAATAAGCTTTATGCTAGTGAACTTTTATCTATTCTTTTGCAAAACACACCAGAGAATAGGTTACTTCTTGGTGAACTTGATGGAATTGATGTGTTATTACAACAATTAGcg TATTACAAAAGACACGATCCTCAAACAGCTGAGGAGCAAGAAatgatggaaaatttattcaatgtaTTATGTTCAAGTTTAATGGCAACTGTAAACAGAGATAGGTTTTTAAGGGGAGAAGGACTGCAACTTATGAATTTAATGttgcgagaaaaaaaaatgtctagGAATGGTTCTCTTAAA GTATTAGATCACGCAATGAACGGCCCAGATGGAAAAGATAATTGTAGTAAATTTGTTGATATTCTTGGATTGAGAAcaatatttcctttattcATGAAAACACCAACAAAAAATCGGAAGAGAATGCTTACAGCGGAAGAACACGAAG AACATGTAGTATCAATTATAGCAAGTATGCTGAGGAATTGCAAAGGCCAACAACGTCAAAGATTGTTGAGTAAATTTACGGAAAATGATTACGAGAAAGTGGATCGATTGATGGAGCTCCATTtcaaatatcttgaaaaagtGGAGGAagttgaaaaaaatacaaag gaagatgaagatgaagaagaatcGTACCTGAGAAGATTAGATGGTGgattgtttattttacaattagtagattatgtattattagAGGCGTGTACCGGTTGTCCACCGGCAGTTAAGCAACGTGTAACACGAATTTTAGCTCAAAGAAGAGCATCTTTAAAAACTATAAGGCATATCATGCGAG aaTACGCGGGAAATCTTGGCGATGCTGGAGATTCGGAATGGAGAGAAGCAGAGCAACAACATATATTGcaattaatcgataaattttga
- the LOC122572036 gene encoding Golgi SNAP receptor complex member 2, with amino-acid sequence METLYHQTNKLVQETQHLFSQLEKKTPNLDVQEIENNIESKINLINSNCEKLDVLCRKGPISQRQNAKMRVDQLKYDSRHLTAALNSWRNKMIRKQREEAEREALLSRTFTTNDHVDIMIDHNVQHNHSLRNAVSGMDDLLQSGSSILDSLRSQRITLKGAHRKLIDIGNTLGLSQTTMRLIEQRARQDGFILVGGMLFTCFVIVLVIIYLT; translated from the exons atGGAAACTCTATATCATCAAACAAACAAACTGGTCCAAGAAACACAACATCTTTTCTCACAACTTGAGAAAAAAACGCCTAACCTGGATGtacaagaaatagaaaacaacATAGAATCAAAAATAAACCTCATCAACAg TAATTGCGAGAAATTAGATGTATTATGCCGTAAAGGCCCTATATCTCAAAGACAGAATGCTAAAATGCGCGTGGATCAACTGAAATATGACAGTCGTCATCTCACAGCTGCTTTAAATTCATGGCGCAACAAAATGATTAGAAAGCAAAGAGAAGAAGCTGAAAGGGAAGCATTGCTGTCTAGGACATTTACCACAAATGATCATGTTGATATTATGATAGATCATAATGTACAACACAATCATAGTTTAAGAAATGCAGTTAGTGGTATGGATGATCTCCTTCAAAGTGGTAGCAGTATTTTGGATAGTTTGAGATCTCAAAGAATAACTTTAAAAGGGGCTCATAGGAAATTAATAGACATTGGGAATACATTAGGACTTTCACAAACCACAATGAGACTAATAGAGCAGAGAGCAAGACAGGATGGATTTATCCTAGTTGGTGGAATGTTGTTCACATGCTTTGTTATAGTTTTAGTTATAATTTATCttacatag